Part of the Pseudarthrobacter sp. NBSH8 genome is shown below.
GCGGTGTCCGTGCCGTCCACGTGCTGTTCCACGCCGCGGCCGGTCAGGATGTAGCTCCCGCCCTTGCCCGCGCCGTCGGCAAGCCTGCGGGCGGTTTCCCGGATGAGCTCCGCCGGGACGCCGGTGAGGGACTGGACACGTTCGGGCCAGAACGAGTTGACGCTGCGGACCACGGCCTCATAGCCGGTGGTGCGTGCCGCGATGAAGTCCTGGTCGGCAAGGCCTTCGTGGATGATCACGTGTGAGAGGCCCAGTAGGAGGGTGAGGTCGGTGCCCGGCAGGGGCTGGAGGTGGAGGCCGCCGCCGTCGGCCGTGAACTTCGCCGTGGCTGAACGGCGGGGATCCACCACGATCAGCCCGCCGGCGTCGCGGGCGCCCTGGAGGTGCTGCACAAACGGCGGCATGGTTTCGGCGACGTTGGAGCCGAGCATCATGATGGTGCTGGCGGAGTCCAGGTCTGCCAGCGGGAACGGGAGGCCGCGGTCCAGGCCGAAGGCACGCATCCCGGCGGCCGCGGCGGAGGACATGCAGAAACGGCCGTTGTAGTCGATGCGCGAGGTGCCCAGGGCCAGGCGGGCGAACTTGCCCAGCATGTAGGCCTTCTCGTTGGTGAGGCCACCGCCGCCGAAAACCCCGACGGCGTCCTTGCCGTAGCGTGCCTGTGTGTCCTTCACGGCGGTGCTGACCAGCGCCAGCGCCTGGTCCCAGCCGATGGGGTGATGGACGCCGTCGGCCCCCTTGAGCAGCGGTTCGGTGACCCGTCCGGGGTGGTTCAGGAGCGTGGCGGAGGTCCAGCCTTTGCGGCAGAGGCCGCCGCGGTTGGTGGGGAAGTCCCGGCCGCTTACTTCGAGGAGGGGGGCCTTCAGGAGGGAGGCGTCTGCAGCGGCCAGCGCTGCGGATTCAGCCGGCACGGGGACTGACCCCGGCTCGGAAGCCGGGGTCAGTTCCGCTGGTGACGTGAGCGTCATGGCGCACTGCAGGGCGCAGTAAGGGCAGTGCGTGTCGGCGCTTTTGGTCATGTTAGACGTGTCCCATCGCGTTTCGGTTGGCGTTGCGGATGTAGAAGAACCAGCAGACCGCCAGCATCACTACGTAGGCTCCGACGAATCCGTAGAAGGCCGGGGTGTAGGAACCGCTGGCCGTGTTGGAAGCGTTCAGGACCTGCGGGATAACGAAGCCGCCATAAGCGCCGATGGCCGAGATGAGTCCGAGAGCAGACGACGCGAGCCGCTGGGTCTGCACGGTGCTGGCACCGGACATTGCTGCCCGGCTGGACGTGGCGAAGATGATGGGGATCATCCGGTAGGTTGCGCCGTTGCCGAAGCCGCTGGCGGTGAAGAGCATCAGGAACAGGACCAGGAAGAGCCAGAAGTTCTTCAGCGGCAGGGTCCAGATCATGGTCAGGGTGATGACGGCCATCGCGGCAAAGGCTGCGACAGTCATCCGTGCCCCGCCCATGCGGTCAGCCATGCGTCCGCCGTAGGGGCGGGCGAGTGAACCGACCAGCGGGCCGAGGAAGGCCAGCGAGAGTGCCACGGTGCCGACTCCGATGGAGGAGAACGCCGGGAAGTAGTCCTTGATGAGCTTGGGGAACACTCCGGCGAAGCCGATGAACGAACCGAAGGTACCGATGTACAGCAGCGCCATGATCCACAGGTGCGGTTCCTTCAGTGCTGCGACCGAGCCGGCCACGTCACCCTTGGCGCTGGTGAGGTTGTCCATGTACTTCCAGGCACCGAAGGCGGCGATCAGGATGAAGGGGATCCACATCCAGCCGGCCATGGGCAGGTTGACGCTGCCGACGGCCACCAGTGTGATCACAATCGGGACGGCGAGCTGTGCAACGGCTGCACCCATGTTGCCGCCTGCGGCGTTCAGGCCCAGGGCCCAGCCCTTCTCCCGTGCCGGGTAGAAGAACGTGATGTTGGCCATCGAGCTGGCGAAGTTGCCGCCGCCGAAGCCTGCCAGTGCTGCCACGAAGAGCATGACGCCGAACGGGGTTTCCGGGTTGGAGACGCAGAGTCCCAGGCCGACGGAGGGGATCAGGAGGAGGAGCGCCGACACGATGGTCCAGTTCCGGCCGCCGAAGCGGGGGACCATAAAGGTGTAGGGGATCCGGAGCGTGGCGCCTACCAGGCTGGGCATCGAGATCAGCCAGAAGATTTCCGAGGTGGTGAACGTGAAGCCGGCTGCAGGAAGCTGGACCACCACGATGGACCAGAGCTGCCAGACCACAAAGCCGAGGAACTCGGCGAAGATGGACCAGTTCAGGTTGCGGCGGGCGATGGTCCGGCCGCCGGACTCCCACTGCTCTTTGTTCTCGGCGTTCCAGTTGGCGATCCAGCGGCCTGGACGGAACTCAAGGGCGGGGGCGTCGGTTGTACTGGTGGAGGGCTGCGGGCTGGCGGATGAGGACACGCCTCCGTGCAGCGGGTCGGTGTCAATATCTACGGAATTGCCGGGGCCGGCATTTGCGCTGCGGTCAACAGTCACGGTGGACCTCCTCATGGGGGATGTTGTTCTTCCAAGGTAGAGAAGGCGCGTTTCGTGGACGGTCGCGGTTTGTTAACGCGCTGTGACATTTGCCTATCGGCAGCCATCCGGCGGCGTGAGGAGAGTTAACGGACCAAAGGATGAGACGTGGACCACGGGTCCATATGATGGACCTTTTGTCCATTGACTGGACGGCCGGAACTAATATTGAGCTCTAACTACTGCATGCCGGACCTTACCGGGCCCGGCCGGTCCTCAGGAAAGTGCTCATATGTCATCCAGTCAAACCACCGCGGAGCCAAAATCCCCCAAGGCGGTGAACTCACGCGGCCGCGTGATTGTGGCCA
Proteins encoded:
- a CDS encoding MFS transporter; the protein is MTVDRSANAGPGNSVDIDTDPLHGGVSSSASPQPSTSTTDAPALEFRPGRWIANWNAENKEQWESGGRTIARRNLNWSIFAEFLGFVVWQLWSIVVVQLPAAGFTFTTSEIFWLISMPSLVGATLRIPYTFMVPRFGGRNWTIVSALLLLIPSVGLGLCVSNPETPFGVMLFVAALAGFGGGNFASSMANITFFYPAREKGWALGLNAAGGNMGAAVAQLAVPIVITLVAVGSVNLPMAGWMWIPFILIAAFGAWKYMDNLTSAKGDVAGSVAALKEPHLWIMALLYIGTFGSFIGFAGVFPKLIKDYFPAFSSIGVGTVALSLAFLGPLVGSLARPYGGRMADRMGGARMTVAAFAAMAVITLTMIWTLPLKNFWLFLVLFLMLFTASGFGNGATYRMIPIIFATSSRAAMSGASTVQTQRLASSALGLISAIGAYGGFVIPQVLNASNTASGSYTPAFYGFVGAYVVMLAVCWFFYIRNANRNAMGHV